The following are from one region of the Ruficoccus sp. ZRK36 genome:
- a CDS encoding prepilin-type N-terminal cleavage/methylation domain-containing protein, with protein MLTPNGDSSHGTPLPAFSLIELLAAISVIAIIAAILVPIINSVQRRSYVTQSVNNLRQLQLANLTYASDHGGEYVPLSTVNDNGSISGQWMYNRDFGAYLNCPKPGYTDKTWLPVAISGFPATPIPDYPGIRTIGYNGSDFDGKDLKSFRTSEINYPERLIAFAEAIDWQVKYGSRHRWTAESDEGKKTYGAIAYRNGGNCIAVMYSGVVTQFSEVEADDLFLWFNQPQ; from the coding sequence ATGTTAACCCCAAACGGCGATTCTTCGCATGGCACACCCCTCCCTGCCTTCTCGTTGATAGAGTTGCTCGCTGCGATATCGGTGATAGCCATTATTGCGGCAATTTTGGTCCCGATTATCAATAGCGTTCAGCGTCGTTCTTATGTCACTCAGTCAGTCAACAATCTCCGCCAACTCCAACTCGCAAACCTAACCTACGCGAGCGATCATGGTGGCGAGTATGTGCCACTCTCGACAGTAAATGACAACGGATCCATTTCAGGACAATGGATGTACAATCGCGATTTTGGGGCCTATCTGAATTGCCCGAAGCCCGGCTACACGGACAAGACTTGGCTTCCTGTCGCGATTTCGGGCTTTCCCGCGACCCCGATTCCCGATTATCCGGGAATTCGTACGATAGGATATAATGGGAGCGATTTTGACGGCAAAGATCTGAAATCCTTCCGTACTTCGGAAATCAACTATCCAGAACGTTTGATCGCATTCGCCGAGGCAATTGACTGGCAAGTCAAGTATGGATCGAGGCATCGCTGGACAGCAGAATCTGATGAAGGAAAGAAAACCTATGGTGCGATTGCCTATCGCAATGGCGGAAACTGTATCGCCGTCATGTATAGTGGAGTCGTTACCCAATTTTCAGAGGTAGAAGCTGATGATCTCTTTCTTTGGTTCAATCAACCCCAATAA